The sequence ACGCCAAAAGAAGTGTCTGAAGAAAATCCAGCGACCTCGATTCATAATATTGGTGGCAAAGTGTTAGTCAACGTTGAAGATCAACAAAAATCCACACACCAAAATGCTTCAGTTGATACAGGGACATTAACAGTAAATAGTGACAAAAATCTCGCTCTTTCTGGTGCCAATGTTTCTGCGGATAATGTGACAGGTCATGTGGGCGGTGACTTTACAGTGACTAGCCAAAAAGACAGCGATCGCCACGTTAATGTTGATGTCAATGTCGGTTACAACCACAATAATGATCCTAAATCTAGCCAAGTTGATAAAACAGCAAAAGCAGGTGGATCACTATTAGAAGACACGATCAAAGAAACAATTGATTCAGGTATCAAATCGGCAACTGATGTTATCTCTGATAAATATCAGTCACTTTCTTCAACTATCGCAGATAAAACCGGCATCAGTAGCGAAACAAAAGCCAAAATTGATAAAGGCGTTGGTACCGTAGGTAATGGTATCAAAAATATCGTAACAGGTGCTGAAGGCCATACAGCAAATGCGGATATCAACATTTCTCATATTGATAATGATGCCGTTACTCAAACCACAACGTTAACAAGTAAAAATGATATTTCACTAAATGTAAGCGGTACAACTAAACTGACAGGCGCTGAAATTAAAAGCGAGCAAGGACAGGTAGATTTAGGCGGTAGCAATGTCCAATTAAACAATATTGAAGGTCATCAATATGAAGCTGGTGCAGATCTTGATCTCAAATCATCCGCTGTTAATTTAGTGAAACAACTTGCAGGAGGTGACTTGTCATTAAAATCACCAGTTAAAGTTAATGAAACGGTAAACACTAAATCGTCTATTTCTGAAAAATAATAGACACGCAATAAAAGAGTAATGCCTATTCTTTTGTAAACCAAACCCGCTTGTTATCAAGATAAGCGGGTTTTTTATTTACCTGCTTCAATTTCTCTTAATTAGACGAAAAATTTACACTTCTTTAAAATTCAAATAAAATACAAAAAATAACAAAAAAAGTATAAGATATTGAATTAAAAACATAAAATCATATAAAATAAATTATCCTTGCTCCCTTGACCTTCCCCTAATGGTAAAGCCTAAGCTTTATCCTATACCATATTTAAGAGGGGAATTCTGATGAACACAAAGACTACGTTGTCCTCTGCCAATCGGCTGAGTTTACCTGTTGAAGGCATGACATGTGCATCATGTGTTGGTCGTGTCGAACGTGCCTTAAAAGCCGTACCGCAAATACAAGATGCTGTTGTCAATCTTGCCACTGAACGTGCTGATATAACATTTACAACGACTCCCGATCCTACCGTTGCTGTTAATGCTATTGAAAAGTCAGGGTATAAAGTACCCGAAGAGATCACTGAACTGGCAATTGAAGAAATGACCTGTGCATCTTGCGTTGGTCGTGTAGAAAAAGCATTAGCTCAAGTACCTGGTGTATTAGAAGCCACGGTAAACCTTGCAACTGAACGTGCCCGTGTGCGCCATTTATCAGGTTTGGTCTCAATTACCGATTTAGAAGCTGCCGTTGTACATGCAGGTTATAAACCACGTCGTTTATCTGATGATCCAGCAAATACACGAGATCTGGGTGAAGAGCGTCGTGAAAAAGAGGAACGTTCATTACGTCGTGCATTACTTATCGCCACGATATTCACATTACCTGTTTTTGTTATTGAAATGGGATCGCACTTTATCCCTGGTGTACATAGTTGGGTTACTCAAACACTGGGGCAGCAACTAAACTGGTATATTCAATTTATCCTCGCCACTATTGTGATGTTTGGTCCTGGATTACGCTTTTTCCAAAAAGGAATACCTGCGTTATTACGCGGTGCTCCAGATATGAACTCATTAGTGTCTGTTGGTACAGCCGCCGCTTATGGCTATTCGGTGGTATCAACCTTTATTCCTCAAGTCTTACCTGCGGGCACAGCAAATATCTATTTTGAAGCAGCGGTGGTGATTGTCACCTTGATCTTGTTAGGAAGAATGCTTGAAGCCAAAGCGAAAGGAAATACATCCCAAGCAATTAAACGTTTGGTGGGTCTGCAAGCCAAAACAGCGCGAGTTTCTCGTCAAGGTGAGACATTAGAAATTCCTCTCGATCACGTTGTGATAGGAGATATCGTTTTTGTTCGTCCTGGTGAGAAAATACCAGTTGATGGCGAAATTGTTGACGGTCACTCTTACGTTGATGAAAGTATGATAACAGGCGAACCTGTCCCTGTATCAAAAGAGATTGGCTCTGATGTTGTTGGTGGAACTATCAACAAAACAGGTGCTTTTAGTTTTAAAGTCACCAAAGTTGGTTCCAATACCGTATTAGCACAAATCATTCGCTTAGTAGAAGAGGCTCAAGGCTCTAAACTCCCTATTCAGGCACTTGTTGATAAAGTCACCATGTGGTTTGTACCTGCGGTAATGTTAGGTGCAACGATCACCTTCTTTATTTGGTTAGCTTTTGGTCCAGAGCCAGCATTAACCTTTGCGCTTATTAATGCTGTTGCCGTATTAATTATTGCCTGCCCATGTGCAATGGGATTGGCAACACCAACATCTATTATGGTGGGTACAGGGCGAGCTGCAGAATTAGGTATTCTTTTCCGTAAAGGTGAAGCCTTACAAGCCTTACGTGATGTCAATGTTGTAGCACTTGATAAAACTGGCACCTTAACAAAAGGTCGCCCTGAATTAACCGATTTAATTCCAGCAGAAGGTTTTGAATATAACGAAGTTTTAAGCCTTGTCGCTGCTATTGAAACGTATTCGGAACACCCCATTGCAGAAGCGATTGTTAATGCGGCTAAAGAGGCAAAACTCTCGCTCGCTACAGTTGAAAATTTTGAAGCAGTTCCTGGATTTGGGGTTAGTGCAACAGTAGGTGGAAGATCGGTATCTGTTGGTGCTGATCGCTTTATGAAACAACTGGGATTAGATGTTAGCCACTTTATCTCTTCAGCTCAACAACTTGGTGAGCAAGGGAAAAGCCCGCTTTATACAGCTATTGATGGACGTCTTGCTGCAATTATTGCCGTTGCAGATCCAATTAAAGAAACAACACCAGAAGCGATTAACGCCTTACATAGTTTAGGTCTGAAAGTTGCTATGATCACAGGTGATAACGAAGCGACTGCAAAAGCAATAGCTAAACAATTAGGTATTGATGAAATTGCAGCAGAAGTGCTTCCTGATGGAAAAGTTGAAGCCTTAAAACAATTTAGTAATAAAGGTGCCAAAGTTGCTTTTGTTGGTGATGGTATTAATGATGCCCCAGCGCTTGCACAAGCGGATGTTGGATTAGCAATTGGTACAGGAACCGATGTAGCCATTGAAGCTGCTGATGTCGTGTTAATGTCAGGTGATCTGCGTGGTGTCGTTGATGCAATCGCGTTAAGTCAAGCGACTATTCGTAATATCAAACAGAACTTGTTTTGGGCTTTTGCCTATAACGCCTTATTAATTCCAGTCGCAGCTGGCATGCTTTATCCCATTAATGGCATGTTACTTTCACCCATCATTGCAGCTGCAGCAATGGCGCTTTCAAGTGTATTTGTATTGGGTAATGCCTTACGACTAAAACGTTTTCAAGCACCGATAAAAAAACATTAATGCATTGATTTCCTTTATAGCCAGATTCAATAAGAGTCTGGCTCAATAGTATAAAACAGCTACTTTATACTTATAGAGAGTGCTTTATTATCCGATAAGGAGAACATAATGAATATTGGTCAAGCCGCAAAAAAGTCTGGTATTTCAAGCAAAATGATCCGCTATTATGAACAGATTGGCTTAATTCCAAAGGCTATTCGTACTGACTCAGGTTATCGCGATTACACTGATGCAGATGTCGCTTGCTTCCGTTTTATTCGCCATTCTCGAGCCCTTGTTTTTTCAACAGAACAGATATCAACGTTGTTAATTTTATGGAATAACGGAGAACGAGCTAGTGCTGATGTGAAATCTATTGCCCTCTCCCATATTGAAGATCTCAATCGTAAAATTACCGAACTACAACGAATGACAAAAACGTTAGAACATTTAGCGAAAGATTGCCAAGGCGACAATAACCCAGATTGTCCGATTATTGAGGGATTAGTTAAACCGAAGTCAGATCCTGAAAGTAAAGCTACAAAAAGTCATCTTTCCTATCTTCGCTCTTCAATTTAATTTTTTCTATCAACCATAAAAAATCCCGCTTATATAACTAAGCGGGATTTTCTTTGTTCAACGAAAGGTTAGATAACGACTATCATTAACCTAACTGACCATGACAATGCTTAAATTTCTTACCTGATCCACAAGGGCATGGTTCATTACGCCCCACTTTTTTACCTGCGGCAACTTGACCATCTACTGCTGACATTTGAGACTCTTTTGTCACTTCATGGCTTAATTGTTGTTGTTTTGCTAAACGCTCGGCATCTTCACGACGACGACGTTCTAACTCTTCAACTTCTTCAGGTAAACGAACTTGTACTTTGCTTAGTGTGCTGATAACTTCATATTTCAATGATTCCAACATGTTAGCAAACATAGCGAACGATTCACGTTTGTACTCTTGTTTTGGATCTTTTTGTGCATAACCGCGTAAATGGATACCTTGACGTAAATAATCCATTGCTGCCAAGTGCTCTTTCCACAATGAATCCAACGTTTGTAACATCACACCTTTTTCAAAGTTACGCATCATTTCAGCACTAACGATCTCTTCTTTCGCTTTATAGACTTCGATAGATTTTTCTAAAATGCGCTCACGTAATGTTTCTTCGTGTAATTCTGGCTCTTTATCTAACCATTCTTTGATTGGTAAATTTAAATCAAAGTCTTTTTGGAGACATGCTGTTAACCCTTCGATATCCCACATTTCTTCCAGTGATTGAGGTGGAATATAGTTATCAATCATTGATGTGAAGACGTCTTGACGAATGCTATCAATGGTTTCGCTTACGTCCGCCACATCCAGTAATTCATTACGCTGAGTATAGATTGCACGACGTTGGTCATTTGCCACATCATCATATTCAAGCAGTTGCTTACGAATATCAAAGTTACGGTTTTCTACTTTACGTTGTGCATTAGCAATTGCTTTCGTTACCCAAGGATGTTCAATCGCTTCGGTTTCATTCATGCCTAATTTACGCATCATGCCAGACACTTTATCTGAAGCAAAAATACGCATTAAGGAGTCTTCCATAGATAAATAGAAACGCGAAGAACCTTCATCCCCTTGACGACCCGCACGACCACGTAACTGGTTATCAATACGACGAGATTCGTGACGTTCAGTACCAATAATATGTAAACCACCTGATGCTAATACGGCATCATGGCGTTCTTTCCATTTAGCTTTGATTTCTTCAATTTGCTCTTCAGTTGGCTCTTCGAGTTTAGCCACTTCTGTTTGCCAGCTCCCCCCTAACACGATATCGGTACCACGACCAGCCATGTTAGTTGCGATAGTGACGGCTGAAGGTAAACCTGCGTTAGCAATAATATCCGCTTCCATTGCGTGGAATTTCGCATTCAGTACATTATGGTGAACATTCGCTTTAGTCAGCGCTTTAGAAATCTCTTCTGATTTTTCAATGGAAATGGTACCAACAAGAACAGGCTGACCATTTTGAGTCCGTTCACGAATGTCTTCAATAATAGCTGCAAATTTACCTTGCTCATTCATATAGACTAAGTCAGGGAGATCTTTACGTATCATTGGGCGGTTAGTTGGGATAACAATGGTTTCTAAACGATAGATAGAGTTAAATTCAAATGCTTCAGTATCCGCAGTACCTGTCATCCCTGCTAATTTTTCGTATAAACGGAAATAGTTTTGGAATGTGATTGACGCTAATGTCTGGTTCTCATTTTGGATCTTCACACCTTCTTTTGCTTCAACCGCTTGGTGTAAACCATCAGACCAACGACGACCTTGCATTGTACGACCGGTATGTTCGTCAACAATAATCACTTCGCCATCTTTAACAATATAGTCAACGTCTTTGGTAAATAGTGCGTGAGCGCGTAATGCAGCTGTCACATGGTGCATTAACATAATATTAGCAGGTGAGTATAATGACTCCCCTTCTTTCATCATGCCAGCTTCTGCTAATAATCCTTCGATTTTAACCAGACCGCGCTCAGTGATGTTCACTTGACGTGTTTTTTCATCAACAGAGTAGTCGCCTTCACCTTGGAAAGTATCTGAGTCTTCTTTTTCTTGAGGGATCAAGTGAGGGATCACTTTATTCATTTGGATATAAAGCTCAGAACTATCTTCTGCTGGACCTGAAATGATCAGCGGTGTACGCGCTTCATCGATTAAGATTGAGTCAACCTCATCCACTAATGCATAGTGTAATTTACGTTGAACACGCTCTTGAGGGCTAAATGCCATATTGTCACGTAGGTAGTCAAAACCGAATTCATTGTTTGTACCATAAGTGATATCAGCATTATAGGCTTCACGTTTTACTGGTGGCGCCATATTAGGTAAGTTGATACCCACACTTAAACCTAAAAATTCAAACAGAGGACGGTTATTTTCGGCGTCACGCTGTGCAAGATAGTCATTGACAGTAACAACATGAACCCCTTTACCTGATAGCGCGTTTAAGTATGCGGGTAATGTTGCTGTTAATGTTTTACCTTCACCTGTACGCATTTCTGCAATACAGCGCTCATTTAGAACCATACCACCTATTAATTGTACATCGAAGTGGCGCATACCAAAGACACGCTTACTGGCTTCACGCACAGTGGCAAATGCTTCAGGTAAAATATCTTCTTCTTTTTCACCATTTTTTAAACGCTCACGAAATTCATTTGTTTTCGCTTTTAGCTCATCATCTGTCAGCTTTTCAAATTCTGGTTCTAGTTTATTAATTTCAGCAACAACTTTGCGCATACGACGGATTGAACGATCATTACGACTACCAAAAATTTTGGTTACAATTTTACCTAACATAAATCTTTATTCTCATTTATGGCGTGAAACGCCGAAAACAGCCTCTGTATCTATCAATAAACAGAGATAATCATAATCTTATTAGATTAAGTGACTCCATTAAGCTGTTAGGTAAGGCCCTGCGCGGATACCACGGATTTGAGCAAGCCATAATCCGGTATGATAAGAAATGGTATTCTGAACTAAAATATAGCTAGAAAAAGGAAGGCTACTTAGTGCGGATGATGGCGTCTCTGTTAATAATGCATACAGAGTATCGAGCATAACCTCAGCAACATTAGAAACAGGTAACGGTTCATCTTTGGCTTTCACCATCAATTCAGGCGAATTAATGGTGAATGCAAAAGAGAGCTGTTTGATCACATTTTTTACTGCGTGTTGTTGCCAGTAATTAAAGGTGAAGGATGAGGCAGGATTCTGTACACTTTGGCGTAAGAATAAGTTATCAAACGCAATAAGTGCCTGACTTTGACGGTTTTGAGATGAAGGAGTATCAGTTTGCTGCGGATTTTCAGCATGAGCAGACAACAGCGAAGGCATTCCAATACCTGCTGCTACCATCCCTAAAAGCAGATGCGACCAAAAATATCGCCTGCCAAACTGTCGCCAAAAACTTATAATACTCATTAACCTTCGTTGCTCATTAATCTTTATTTTGTGGAGTCAAAATCTATGCGGGATAGTTACCCACAATCATTGGAAAAAATCTTCATTGAACTTGAAGGTTCCAACAAGAGTACATTACAACTTATACAACAGCGCGCAACGATTTTACTAAAATTAAATCGTGCCGTCATGGCTCTTTTACCCGTTCCTTTACGAGATAAGTGCCGTGTTGCCAATTATCGCAATGCTATTTTAATTATTGAAGTTGCAAACGCAAGTTGGTTGACCCGCTTACGTTATGAAATCCCATCATTACTTTCTGCATTGAGACAAGAAATTTTACCATCCTTATCCTCAATAGACATCAAAATAAATCCGTCTTTAGGAATAAAACAAGAAAAAAAATCTTTAATATCATCATTAAAAGAACAACAGCCTACAAAGAGACGTCATTTAAGTTTAGAAAGTGCACAATCATTGAAGTATTTAGCTGAGAAAAGTCCGAAGAGATTAAGAGAGAGATTAGAACGGTTGGCTGCACTTGCCGGAGAGAGTACAAGTACAGCCAAAGATGAACGTTAATTAGAGATAATTAACGTGCTTTCCTTCGCAGGAATTAAGCAAAGACCATTGAGGGTGCTTTGAAGGCTACTGGCATTTGTGCTTCGTCTTCAAATGTAACAAATTCCCACGCAGATTCTTTTGCTAATACAGCTTGGAGCAATTTATTGTTCAGTGCGTGACCTGATTTAAACGCGGTGAACTCACCGATAATGTTATAGCCACACATAAATAAATCACCAATTGCATCCAACATTTTGTGACGAACGAATTCATCTTCAAAACGCAGTCCATCGTCGTTGAGAACACGATAGTCATCAACTACGATTGCACAATCGAAGCTTCCGCCTAAACACAATCCTTTAGATTGCAGATATTCAATATCACGCATAAATCCGAAAGTACGAGCACGGCTAATTTGGCTCATAAAAGATTCAGCGGAGAAATCTAATTTATAACGCTGTGTACTTGCATCAATGGCAGGGTGATTAAAATCGATAGTAAAATCTAATTTAAATCCGTTGTATGGGCGCATTTCTGCCCATTTATCGCCATCTTCTACACGTACTGTTTCTTTGATGCGAATGAATTTCTTCGCGGTACGAAGTTCTTCAATACCGGCATCAAGTAACAAGAAAACAAAAGGTGCTGCACTTCCATCCATAATTGGAATTTCAGGTGCATTCACTTCGATTACGATATTATCAATGCCTAAACCAGCCAGTGCTGCGTTTAAATGCTCAACGGTTGATATACGCACATCGTCTTCGTTTACTAAGCAAGTACATAACATAGTGTCACGAACTGATTTTGCGTCTGCTGGAAAATCCACCGGTGGATTTAAGTCAGTACGACGGTAGATGACCCCAGTGTTTGCTGGCGCCGGACGCATTGTAAGCGTAACTTTTTTACCCGTGTGAAGTCCCACACCAGTTGCTTGTACAATTCGTTTTAATGTCCGTTGTTTGATCATCATTTTATCTCGCAATGTTATCCGTCCTACCAATCATTATACTTATAATTGGCAGGACAGTTTAGCACAAAAAGCGGAGATGCCAATCTTTTTGGCGATTAATCAGCCTGTTTTCTCAGGAACGCAGGGATATCTAAATAATCTGGTTCTTTGTTTGCCTGAGTCGATTGTTCGTTAACAGCTTTTGCAGCAGGCTTACTTTCTTCTACGGCAGAGAAAGAAGACATACTATTTTGCATTTGCTGGTAACGGTTCTCCATTGCGCTTTGCTGATTCTGTTTATTAGTTACCAGCGTAATTTCTGGACGCTTGTCCATACCAATACCTGTTGCAACCACAGTCACACGCAATTCATCATTCATTTCTGGGTCAAGGGAAGTACCGATAACCACAGTCGCGTTATCTGATGCAAAT comes from Proteus vulgaris and encodes:
- a CDS encoding heavy metal translocating P-type ATPase, which produces MNTKTTLSSANRLSLPVEGMTCASCVGRVERALKAVPQIQDAVVNLATERADITFTTTPDPTVAVNAIEKSGYKVPEEITELAIEEMTCASCVGRVEKALAQVPGVLEATVNLATERARVRHLSGLVSITDLEAAVVHAGYKPRRLSDDPANTRDLGEERREKEERSLRRALLIATIFTLPVFVIEMGSHFIPGVHSWVTQTLGQQLNWYIQFILATIVMFGPGLRFFQKGIPALLRGAPDMNSLVSVGTAAAYGYSVVSTFIPQVLPAGTANIYFEAAVVIVTLILLGRMLEAKAKGNTSQAIKRLVGLQAKTARVSRQGETLEIPLDHVVIGDIVFVRPGEKIPVDGEIVDGHSYVDESMITGEPVPVSKEIGSDVVGGTINKTGAFSFKVTKVGSNTVLAQIIRLVEEAQGSKLPIQALVDKVTMWFVPAVMLGATITFFIWLAFGPEPALTFALINAVAVLIIACPCAMGLATPTSIMVGTGRAAELGILFRKGEALQALRDVNVVALDKTGTLTKGRPELTDLIPAEGFEYNEVLSLVAAIETYSEHPIAEAIVNAAKEAKLSLATVENFEAVPGFGVSATVGGRSVSVGADRFMKQLGLDVSHFISSAQQLGEQGKSPLYTAIDGRLAAIIAVADPIKETTPEAINALHSLGLKVAMITGDNEATAKAIAKQLGIDEIAAEVLPDGKVEALKQFSNKGAKVAFVGDGINDAPALAQADVGLAIGTGTDVAIEAADVVLMSGDLRGVVDAIALSQATIRNIKQNLFWAFAYNALLIPVAAGMLYPINGMLLSPIIAAAAMALSSVFVLGNALRLKRFQAPIKKH
- the secA gene encoding preprotein translocase subunit SecA yields the protein MLGKIVTKIFGSRNDRSIRRMRKVVAEINKLEPEFEKLTDDELKAKTNEFRERLKNGEKEEDILPEAFATVREASKRVFGMRHFDVQLIGGMVLNERCIAEMRTGEGKTLTATLPAYLNALSGKGVHVVTVNDYLAQRDAENNRPLFEFLGLSVGINLPNMAPPVKREAYNADITYGTNNEFGFDYLRDNMAFSPQERVQRKLHYALVDEVDSILIDEARTPLIISGPAEDSSELYIQMNKVIPHLIPQEKEDSDTFQGEGDYSVDEKTRQVNITERGLVKIEGLLAEAGMMKEGESLYSPANIMLMHHVTAALRAHALFTKDVDYIVKDGEVIIVDEHTGRTMQGRRWSDGLHQAVEAKEGVKIQNENQTLASITFQNYFRLYEKLAGMTGTADTEAFEFNSIYRLETIVIPTNRPMIRKDLPDLVYMNEQGKFAAIIEDIRERTQNGQPVLVGTISIEKSEEISKALTKANVHHNVLNAKFHAMEADIIANAGLPSAVTIATNMAGRGTDIVLGGSWQTEVAKLEEPTEEQIEEIKAKWKERHDAVLASGGLHIIGTERHESRRIDNQLRGRAGRQGDEGSSRFYLSMEDSLMRIFASDKVSGMMRKLGMNETEAIEHPWVTKAIANAQRKVENRNFDIRKQLLEYDDVANDQRRAIYTQRNELLDVADVSETIDSIRQDVFTSMIDNYIPPQSLEEMWDIEGLTACLQKDFDLNLPIKEWLDKEPELHEETLRERILEKSIEVYKAKEEIVSAEMMRNFEKGVMLQTLDSLWKEHLAAMDYLRQGIHLRGYAQKDPKQEYKRESFAMFANMLESLKYEVISTLSKVQVRLPEEVEELERRRREDAERLAKQQQLSHEVTKESQMSAVDGQVAAGKKVGRNEPCPCGSGKKFKHCHGQLG
- the cueR gene encoding Cu(I)-responsive transcriptional regulator; the protein is MNIGQAAKKSGISSKMIRYYEQIGLIPKAIRTDSGYRDYTDADVACFRFIRHSRALVFSTEQISTLLILWNNGERASADVKSIALSHIEDLNRKITELQRMTKTLEHLAKDCQGDNNPDCPIIEGLVKPKSDPESKATKSHLSYLRSSI
- the secM gene encoding secA translation cis-regulator SecM, whose translation is MSIISFWRQFGRRYFWSHLLLGMVAAGIGMPSLLSAHAENPQQTDTPSSQNRQSQALIAFDNLFLRQSVQNPASSFTFNYWQQHAVKNVIKQLSFAFTINSPELMVKAKDEPLPVSNVAEVMLDTLYALLTETPSSALSSLPFSSYILVQNTISYHTGLWLAQIRGIRAGPYLTA
- the lpxC gene encoding UDP-3-O-acyl-N-acetylglucosamine deacetylase, whose protein sequence is MIKQRTLKRIVQATGVGLHTGKKVTLTMRPAPANTGVIYRRTDLNPPVDFPADAKSVRDTMLCTCLVNEDDVRISTVEHLNAALAGLGIDNIVIEVNAPEIPIMDGSAAPFVFLLLDAGIEELRTAKKFIRIKETVRVEDGDKWAEMRPYNGFKLDFTIDFNHPAIDASTQRYKLDFSAESFMSQISRARTFGFMRDIEYLQSKGLCLGGSFDCAIVVDDYRVLNDDGLRFEDEFVRHKMLDAIGDLFMCGYNIIGEFTAFKSGHALNNKLLQAVLAKESAWEFVTFEDEAQMPVAFKAPSMVFA
- a CDS encoding DUF721 domain-containing protein, which produces MRDSYPQSLEKIFIELEGSNKSTLQLIQQRATILLKLNRAVMALLPVPLRDKCRVANYRNAILIIEVANASWLTRLRYEIPSLLSALRQEILPSLSSIDIKINPSLGIKQEKKSLISSLKEQQPTKRRHLSLESAQSLKYLAEKSPKRLRERLERLAALAGESTSTAKDER